A single Lancefieldella parvula DSM 20469 DNA region contains:
- a CDS encoding replication-associated recombination protein A codes for MDTLFSGIERAAKKANAPLAARMRPTTLDGYVGQEDAVGPGSWLRKAIEHDTLSSVLLYGPAGTGKTTLARIIAHTTHAEFVEVSAITGTVKDLRREIEAAESRLLTAGRRTILFIDEIHRFTRSQQDALLHAVEDRIVVLIGATTENPYFEVNSALISRSRVVELHALSDNAIDELIQRALESEDGLAGAFVLEEDARKEIVTLAGGDGRAALTSLELASQMVDVPESADGKASEPLVITKQNVLEANPRRGLPYDKAGDMHYDIISAFIKSMRGSDPDAALYWLARMIDAGEDPKFIARRIMILASEDIGNADPQALLIAHAAFRSAEVIGYPECRINLAQAVIYMALAPKSNAAEAGIDAALHEVRTGPRREVPSYLRDRTRPGSEEYGNYLYPHNYPGGWIEQRYLPEGLERGAFFSPSPRGWEAWRIAATERDRHEET; via the coding sequence ATGGATACTTTATTTTCTGGCATAGAACGTGCCGCTAAAAAAGCTAATGCACCACTTGCAGCTCGCATGCGTCCTACCACGCTTGATGGATACGTGGGTCAGGAAGATGCGGTTGGTCCAGGTTCGTGGCTGCGTAAAGCCATTGAGCACGATACGCTCTCATCCGTCTTACTGTACGGTCCAGCTGGTACCGGCAAGACCACCCTTGCGCGTATCATTGCTCATACAACGCACGCAGAATTTGTAGAAGTATCTGCAATTACGGGAACTGTTAAAGATCTTCGTAGAGAGATCGAGGCTGCAGAATCAAGGCTTTTAACAGCAGGCAGAAGAACTATTCTATTCATCGACGAGATTCATCGTTTTACGCGCTCTCAGCAAGATGCTCTGCTTCATGCGGTAGAAGACAGAATAGTTGTACTCATTGGAGCTACTACAGAAAACCCTTACTTTGAGGTTAACAGCGCTCTGATTTCTCGCTCTCGTGTAGTGGAACTGCATGCATTGTCAGATAATGCCATTGATGAGCTCATTCAGCGTGCACTTGAGTCAGAAGATGGTTTAGCTGGCGCATTTGTCCTGGAAGAAGATGCTCGCAAAGAGATTGTGACGCTTGCAGGTGGAGATGGCCGCGCAGCCCTTACTTCTCTTGAGCTTGCTTCTCAGATGGTTGATGTTCCAGAATCAGCTGATGGCAAAGCATCTGAGCCACTTGTTATCACCAAGCAGAACGTTCTTGAGGCAAATCCTCGCCGTGGACTTCCATACGATAAAGCGGGAGATATGCACTATGACATTATCTCTGCGTTTATTAAGTCCATGCGAGGTTCAGATCCTGATGCAGCTCTGTATTGGCTTGCCCGTATGATTGATGCAGGTGAAGATCCTAAATTTATTGCGCGTCGCATTATGATTTTGGCTTCAGAAGATATTGGAAACGCTGATCCACAAGCGCTGCTTATTGCTCATGCGGCATTTAGGTCAGCCGAGGTCATCGGATATCCGGAGTGCAGAATTAATCTTGCACAAGCAGTAATTTATATGGCGCTAGCTCCAAAATCGAATGCTGCGGAAGCAGGTATTGACGCTGCGCTTCATGAGGTTAGAACAGGTCCAAGGCGAGAAGTTCCAAGTTACTTAAGAGATCGTACGCGCCCTGGTTCTGAAGAGTACGGTAATTACCTCTATCCTCATAATTATCCTGGCGGATGGATTGAACAGCGCTATCTTCCAGAAGGACTTGAACGTGGAGCGTTCTTCTCGCCATCTCCTAGAGGGTGGGAAGCTTGGAGAATTGCAGCAACAGAGCGTGATCGTCACGAGGAAACTTAG
- a CDS encoding SigB/SigF/SigG family RNA polymerase sigma factor, with the protein MPKPEANEAVQASAEEQKAARRAARRASKGIPAWDKDRTRQLFAQYKETKDSEVRDQLIVSHLNLVRFLASKFKNRGEPLDDLIQVGTIGLIKAIDRFEPDRGLEFTTYATPTIMGEIKRHFRDKGWSVRVPRRLQELSSKINQVTDDLTKELQRSPSIEEIAQRLDTNVEEILEAMESSSAYSSVPLEGGGSGADGDETPSIIDQYVTEDEDLAGSDDRIVLDEAIRDFSPREQEIIRMRFVEGLTQVEIAEKLNISQVQVSRLLRRTLKRIQEKIDPESVNR; encoded by the coding sequence ATGCCTAAACCTGAAGCAAACGAGGCAGTACAGGCATCTGCAGAAGAGCAGAAAGCCGCAAGAAGAGCTGCTCGTCGTGCTTCTAAAGGTATCCCCGCCTGGGATAAAGATAGAACACGCCAGCTCTTTGCCCAATATAAAGAAACAAAAGATTCTGAGGTAAGAGACCAGCTTATTGTGAGCCACTTAAACCTCGTGCGCTTTTTGGCCTCCAAGTTCAAAAATCGTGGAGAACCCCTTGATGATTTGATTCAGGTGGGAACCATTGGACTTATTAAGGCAATTGATAGGTTTGAGCCTGATCGCGGTCTTGAATTTACTACATATGCAACACCTACTATCATGGGAGAGATTAAGCGTCACTTCCGCGATAAAGGCTGGTCAGTGCGTGTCCCTCGTCGCCTGCAAGAGCTTTCTTCTAAGATTAATCAGGTTACTGATGACTTAACTAAAGAACTACAAAGAAGCCCTTCAATTGAAGAGATTGCTCAGCGCCTTGATACTAACGTTGAAGAGATTCTTGAGGCTATGGAGTCTTCCAGTGCTTATAGCTCTGTTCCTCTTGAGGGAGGCGGCTCTGGCGCTGACGGAGATGAGACACCCTCTATCATTGATCAGTATGTGACCGAAGATGAAGATCTTGCTGGTTCTGATGATCGCATTGTTCTTGATGAGGCCATTAGAGACTTCTCACCACGGGAGCAAGAGATTATTCGTATGCGTTTTGTTGAAGGTCTTACTCAGGTAGAGATTGCAGAGAAACTTAATATTTCCCAGGTACAGGTTTCAAGACTGCTTCGTCGTACTTTAAAGCGTATTCAAGAAAAGATTGACCCAGAAAGCGTGAATCGTTAA
- a CDS encoding AI-2E family transporter, which produces MDQKHQNFSDSIQSWKQRGLMVWTAIGFAALFALALYVLGILGQAVELLAIGAIVAFVCSPVTNWLEDRGIPRGISAFAALILTLIVFVGFLILIAQPLVLELTTLLKNAPSYASQIGAMAREFWQNFDSQSNPAVRQTVELVIERASSIGISVASGILSWLSTSALGNISSMANQLMVFFLGLVLAYWLAKDYPVIVRELAIIAGPQKEDEFRLILAILSRSTSGYMRGTIITSAVNGILVYFGCLILGNPYAALIGMVTGIFHIIPVVGPVFSAGIALILSILVDPIMTVWTIVILMVAQNVVDNVLSPLVMATSVKVHPGLSLIGIVIGSALGGVVGTILAIPLTAALRGIFVYFFEKYSGRQIVSPNGALFNSTQYVDEKGAILPEYDALDDPKFFEESRLVDQDTTAHIRSKSSIPAPKILGHDFSQLLFRNTQEVIKEPDKPSSDTVDSDSTKE; this is translated from the coding sequence ATGGATCAAAAGCATCAAAACTTTTCCGATTCGATTCAGAGTTGGAAACAGCGTGGCCTGATGGTATGGACAGCCATTGGCTTTGCTGCGTTGTTTGCACTTGCACTGTATGTCCTTGGTATTTTGGGGCAGGCCGTTGAGTTGTTGGCTATTGGCGCTATTGTTGCGTTTGTGTGCAGTCCTGTAACTAACTGGCTTGAAGATAGGGGAATACCTCGCGGTATTTCTGCTTTTGCAGCACTTATTCTTACACTTATTGTGTTTGTAGGATTTTTGATTTTGATTGCTCAACCATTGGTGCTTGAGCTTACCACGCTGCTTAAGAATGCTCCTTCGTATGCAAGCCAGATAGGAGCAATGGCTAGGGAATTTTGGCAGAACTTTGACTCTCAGAGTAACCCAGCTGTTAGACAGACGGTAGAGCTTGTAATTGAGCGGGCATCGAGCATTGGAATATCAGTTGCTTCTGGCATTTTAAGTTGGCTTTCAACATCTGCTTTAGGCAATATTTCATCTATGGCAAACCAGCTTATGGTCTTTTTCTTGGGTCTAGTGCTTGCCTATTGGCTTGCCAAAGATTATCCCGTTATTGTTCGTGAGCTGGCTATTATTGCAGGTCCTCAAAAAGAGGATGAGTTCAGACTTATTCTTGCAATCTTAAGCAGATCTACCAGTGGATATATGCGTGGAACTATCATTACCTCTGCAGTTAACGGCATTCTTGTGTACTTTGGTTGCCTTATTTTAGGTAACCCTTATGCTGCCCTCATTGGTATGGTCACAGGAATCTTCCACATTATTCCTGTGGTTGGACCGGTTTTCTCGGCAGGCATTGCTCTGATTCTGAGTATTTTGGTAGACCCCATCATGACCGTGTGGACCATCGTTATCTTGATGGTTGCTCAAAACGTTGTGGATAATGTGCTTTCACCTTTGGTTATGGCAACTAGCGTCAAAGTCCATCCGGGTCTTTCACTTATAGGCATTGTTATTGGTAGCGCTCTTGGCGGAGTAGTCGGAACCATTCTTGCAATTCCACTGACTGCAGCACTTAGAGGTATTTTTGTGTACTTCTTTGAGAAGTACTCGGGCAGACAGATTGTCTCACCAAATGGTGCGCTCTTTAATTCCACGCAGTATGTGGATGAGAAAGGCGCTATTTTGCCAGAGTATGATGCACTGGACGATCCAAAGTTTTTTGAGGAGTCACGTCTTGTTGATCAAGACACTACGGCTCATATTCGTAGTAAGTCTTCAATTCCTGCGCCAAAGATTCTTGGGCATGATTTTTCTCAGTTACTTTTTAGGAATACTCAAGAAGTTATTAAAGAACCAGATAAACCATCGTCAGATACGGTAGACTCAGACAGTACAAAAGAGTAG
- the alaS gene encoding alanine--tRNA ligase, which translates to MADYKTMTTAEIREDFLSFFESKGCKRYPSSSLVPSDPSLLLANAGMNQFKEYYQGIKTMKEIGATSCQKCLRTNDIDNIGDSRHLSFFEMLGNFSFGGYTKRDACTWAMEFISSPEHLGLPLDRLYFTVFTDDDEAIEIWKSLGITEDHITRLGEEDNFWAAGPTGPCGPCSEIYFDQGPEFEGEAPGDDGDRYLEFWNLVFTQFDRQEDGSLPELPHRNIDTGMGLERIAAIMQHEGTNYEGDIMRTLISLGEKLSGKKYHSTDEIDRSLRILADHSRAVTFMIGDGILPGNEGRSYILRRLLRRAVYHGRLLGIQGTFMAEYAHEVAVLLGAEYPELVEKSALIDGILTAEEERFGATLDAGESKLTAELEQLEDGAQLSGEVAFLLHDTYGFPIDLTREIAANAGHVVDMDAFDAAMTEQRERARKSANRDAWGNAQSIWVALSDRLDETVFDGYDNNELSGVRVVALVQDGQEVESATVGSEVEVVLDRTPFYAEMGGQVGDTGRLSGPGLYVHVTDTKHRDGGLESHIGVVEEGTLSIGDSVTATIDAGRRELIRRNHTATHLLDAALKKVLGDHVNQAGSLVAPDRMRFDFTHFEALTKDELDRIEGMVNAEIFAAKPIVTKIMSIEDAKAAGAVALFGEKYGDVVRVVSAGTEDTPFSRELCGGTHARNTADLGLFKIISESSVGSNSRRIEAVTSMGAIEYVDERLAQLDEVAAALKVRPSAVADRVEQLQQDLRAANHKLEAALTGAGSNQVAEALKSAVQLNGYSCVIAKLEGLSGKELRSAWDGIRDASDGQPVACVIASATADGKVSLLAGATDSAVAAGFSAGDIVKEIAEFVGGRGGGKPAMAQAGGSNAAGIDAALDAARTKLGA; encoded by the coding sequence ATGGCTGACTATAAAACAATGACAACAGCAGAGATTCGTGAGGACTTCCTGAGCTTTTTTGAGAGCAAAGGTTGTAAGCGTTATCCTTCTTCATCTCTGGTGCCTTCTGACCCTTCACTGCTCCTTGCTAACGCTGGTATGAATCAGTTTAAGGAGTATTACCAGGGTATCAAGACTATGAAGGAGATTGGCGCTACATCCTGCCAGAAGTGTCTTCGTACTAACGATATTGATAACATTGGCGACTCCCGTCACCTTTCATTCTTTGAAATGCTGGGCAACTTCTCCTTTGGTGGTTATACCAAGCGCGATGCATGTACCTGGGCAATGGAGTTTATTTCTTCTCCAGAGCACCTTGGTCTGCCACTTGATCGCCTGTACTTTACCGTTTTTACTGATGACGATGAGGCAATTGAGATTTGGAAGTCTCTTGGCATAACAGAAGATCACATCACCCGTCTGGGCGAGGAGGACAACTTCTGGGCAGCTGGTCCAACTGGTCCTTGTGGTCCTTGCTCTGAGATTTATTTTGATCAAGGCCCTGAGTTTGAGGGAGAAGCGCCTGGAGATGATGGTGACCGCTACCTTGAGTTCTGGAACCTCGTCTTCACTCAGTTTGACCGTCAGGAAGATGGCTCTCTGCCTGAGCTTCCTCATCGCAACATCGATACCGGCATGGGTCTTGAGCGTATTGCAGCTATCATGCAGCATGAGGGAACCAACTACGAGGGTGACATTATGCGTACCCTCATCTCTTTGGGCGAGAAACTCTCTGGCAAGAAGTATCACTCAACTGACGAGATTGATCGCAGTCTGCGTATTCTTGCAGACCACTCCCGTGCAGTTACTTTTATGATTGGTGACGGCATTCTTCCTGGTAATGAGGGCAGAAGCTACATTCTTCGCCGTCTGCTTCGTCGTGCTGTCTACCACGGTCGTTTGTTGGGTATTCAGGGTACTTTTATGGCGGAGTACGCGCATGAGGTTGCTGTTTTGCTTGGTGCAGAGTATCCAGAACTTGTCGAGAAGAGCGCTCTTATCGATGGCATTTTAACTGCAGAAGAGGAGCGCTTTGGCGCTACGCTTGACGCTGGCGAGTCCAAGCTCACTGCTGAGCTTGAGCAGCTTGAGGATGGTGCACAACTTTCTGGTGAGGTTGCATTCCTCCTGCACGATACCTACGGATTCCCCATTGATCTTACTCGTGAGATTGCAGCAAATGCAGGTCACGTTGTTGATATGGATGCATTTGATGCTGCAATGACCGAGCAGCGCGAGCGCGCTCGTAAGTCTGCTAACCGCGATGCCTGGGGTAATGCTCAAAGCATCTGGGTGGCACTTTCTGACCGCCTTGATGAGACCGTTTTTGACGGCTACGACAATAATGAGCTTTCCGGTGTTCGTGTTGTTGCTCTTGTTCAGGACGGGCAGGAGGTTGAGTCCGCCACTGTTGGCTCCGAGGTAGAAGTTGTACTTGACCGCACACCTTTCTACGCAGAGATGGGTGGTCAGGTTGGTGACACTGGTAGGCTCAGTGGTCCTGGTCTTTATGTTCACGTCACTGATACCAAGCACCGTGACGGCGGCCTTGAGTCCCACATTGGTGTAGTAGAGGAGGGTACGCTCTCTATTGGTGATTCTGTTACCGCAACTATTGACGCTGGTCGTCGTGAGCTTATTCGTCGCAACCACACAGCAACTCACCTCCTTGATGCAGCGCTTAAGAAGGTTTTGGGAGACCACGTTAACCAAGCTGGTTCTCTTGTTGCCCCAGATCGTATGCGTTTTGACTTTACGCACTTTGAGGCTCTTACTAAAGATGAGCTTGATCGTATTGAGGGCATGGTAAATGCAGAGATCTTTGCCGCTAAGCCTATTGTTACTAAGATTATGAGCATTGAAGACGCAAAGGCAGCTGGTGCTGTTGCACTCTTTGGCGAGAAATACGGTGATGTCGTACGTGTTGTTTCTGCTGGCACAGAAGACACTCCATTCTCTCGCGAGCTTTGCGGTGGTACTCATGCACGCAACACTGCAGACCTTGGCCTCTTCAAGATTATTTCTGAGAGCTCCGTTGGTTCTAACTCAAGGCGTATTGAGGCTGTAACCTCTATGGGCGCTATTGAGTACGTTGATGAGCGCCTGGCTCAGCTTGATGAGGTTGCTGCAGCTCTGAAGGTCCGTCCTTCCGCTGTTGCAGACCGTGTTGAGCAGCTGCAGCAAGATCTTCGCGCTGCTAATCATAAGCTTGAGGCCGCTCTTACTGGAGCAGGTAGCAATCAGGTAGCAGAAGCACTTAAGTCTGCTGTTCAGCTTAACGGTTACAGCTGCGTCATCGCTAAGCTTGAAGGTCTTTCTGGTAAGGAGCTCCGCTCTGCATGGGATGGCATACGTGATGCATCTGACGGTCAGCCTGTTGCTTGCGTTATCGCATCCGCAACTGCTGACGGTAAGGTTTCTCTGCTTGCAGGTGCAACTGATTCTGCAGTTGCAGCGGGATTCTCGGCAGGAGACATTGTAAAAGAGATTGCAGAGTTTGTTGGTGGCCGCGGTGGCGGCAAGCCAGCGATGGCGCAGGCAGGCGGCTCAAATGCCGCTGGAATTGATGCTGCACTTGATGCTGCAAGAACAAAGCTTGGTGCATAA
- the ruvX gene encoding Holliday junction resolvase RuvX has translation MRVLALDIGEVRIGVAVSDPDGAIASPVCVLPAQEVLSHARTFKTVLEDWEPELLLCGRPKTLAGEDGPQAQKITVQAEQIAKNCQLPLEFTDERLSSAEAKKILRAQGLSEKAMRGKVDMVAASLFLQSWLDAQMNKGD, from the coding sequence TTGCGTGTTTTAGCTTTAGATATTGGTGAAGTTCGCATCGGGGTTGCTGTAAGTGACCCCGATGGTGCTATTGCGTCACCTGTTTGTGTACTTCCTGCACAAGAGGTGCTCTCGCATGCGCGCACGTTTAAAACCGTGCTTGAAGATTGGGAACCAGAGCTTCTTTTGTGCGGTCGTCCTAAGACGCTCGCCGGTGAAGATGGCCCACAGGCCCAAAAAATTACCGTTCAAGCTGAGCAAATTGCGAAGAACTGCCAACTTCCATTAGAATTTACTGATGAAAGACTCTCTTCCGCGGAAGCGAAGAAGATTCTTCGAGCGCAAGGTTTATCTGAGAAAGCTATGCGTGGGAAAGTTGACATGGTTGCTGCTTCGCTCTTTTTGCAATCGTGGCTTGATGCACAGATGAATAAGGGAGACTAA
- the mltG gene encoding endolytic transglycosylase MltG, with amino-acid sequence MPTPSNDSSPRRQGAHFSSSVSEGQAQEEQIQEKQTQQDSAHYNAGSQEALQQPPVEATGSLPALTGGKLSSRSAQVTHKAKNKQVKHRDRKASKCSRIFATLIAFVMVAALGIFVWKVALPELSRTNSDTQEITAGQQVTVTIPDGAGAQEVAKILFENKIIATKSEFLDQVKRQDAEQKIKSGSYVITTGTKPADIVHLLVSGPNAPGSGFVVPEGYTVSQVADLAQNYFGISRDDFLNQAKASNYVADYPFLAGAVDANDSLEGYLFPKTYTFTESNVTADTVIRAMLDQFKAETANLNLDAARITLNKRYNLNLTNEQIITMASIIEREALTDEDRPKVASVFYNRLYDDMYLQSDATLAYSLGREATAEELSSMTSDPYNTYAFKGLTPTPICSPGYASIKAAMDPAATNYYYFWITSDEHVFSETYDEHQQAIENAREREAASKQ; translated from the coding sequence ATGCCCACTCCATCTAATGATTCTTCTCCGCGTCGTCAGGGCGCACATTTTTCTTCTTCTGTATCAGAGGGACAGGCCCAGGAAGAACAGATACAGGAAAAACAAACTCAACAAGACTCAGCGCACTATAACGCTGGTTCGCAAGAGGCGCTTCAGCAGCCTCCTGTTGAAGCTACGGGATCGCTGCCTGCACTTACTGGCGGTAAGCTTTCATCAAGAAGTGCTCAAGTTACGCATAAGGCAAAAAATAAGCAGGTCAAGCATAGAGACAGGAAGGCTTCAAAGTGCTCTCGTATTTTTGCAACGCTTATCGCTTTTGTTATGGTTGCAGCTCTTGGCATTTTTGTGTGGAAAGTTGCACTTCCAGAGCTTTCTCGCACTAACTCTGATACACAAGAAATTACCGCTGGTCAGCAAGTTACTGTTACCATTCCAGATGGTGCTGGTGCGCAGGAAGTTGCAAAGATTCTTTTTGAGAACAAGATTATTGCTACTAAGAGCGAGTTCTTAGATCAGGTAAAGCGCCAGGATGCTGAGCAGAAAATCAAGAGTGGTAGTTATGTTATTACCACTGGTACCAAGCCAGCAGACATCGTACACCTTCTTGTTTCTGGTCCAAATGCCCCTGGCAGTGGCTTCGTCGTACCAGAAGGCTATACCGTTTCTCAAGTTGCTGATTTGGCTCAGAACTACTTTGGCATTTCTCGCGATGATTTCTTAAATCAGGCAAAAGCATCCAATTATGTTGCTGACTATCCGTTCCTTGCCGGTGCGGTAGATGCTAACGATTCTCTTGAAGGTTATTTGTTCCCTAAGACGTATACCTTTACGGAAAGCAACGTAACCGCTGATACTGTCATTCGTGCCATGCTTGATCAATTTAAGGCAGAGACGGCCAATCTTAACTTGGACGCTGCTCGTATTACGCTCAACAAACGTTACAACTTGAATCTTACTAACGAGCAAATCATTACCATGGCATCAATTATTGAGCGAGAAGCTCTGACTGATGAGGATCGTCCTAAGGTTGCGTCTGTTTTCTACAACCGCCTGTATGATGATATGTATCTACAAAGTGATGCAACTCTTGCATATTCCTTGGGTAGAGAAGCTACTGCTGAAGAGTTAAGCTCAATGACAAGCGATCCGTATAATACCTACGCGTTCAAGGGCTTGACCCCTACGCCTATTTGCTCTCCAGGTTATGCCTCTATTAAGGCGGCAATGGATCCAGCAGCAACCAATTATTACTACTTCTGGATTACCTCAGATGAACATGTATTCTCTGAGACTTATGACGAGCATCAACAGGCTATTGAAAACGCACGCGAGCGTGAAGCCGCAAGCAAACAGTAA
- a CDS encoding YqeG family HAD IIIA-type phosphatase translates to MSLIKATQYVSAVEHISVESLVQRGIKLVLLDRDNTCVPRDTKVVPSEVSAWFEKAHAAGLMLCLVSNNIHFDEVQRSAHELGIEGEGFACKPLPRALNAAMKRFSVTKEQTVMVGDQIFTDIIAGNLAGVSTILVKPQSTEDLWYTNLIRHVERRILKNVTFTS, encoded by the coding sequence ATGAGTCTGATCAAAGCAACACAATACGTTTCTGCTGTTGAACATATCTCGGTAGAGAGCCTTGTTCAGCGAGGGATTAAGCTTGTGCTCCTAGATCGTGATAATACCTGTGTACCTCGAGATACTAAAGTTGTGCCATCAGAGGTGTCCGCTTGGTTTGAAAAGGCCCATGCAGCTGGTCTTATGCTTTGTCTTGTCTCTAACAACATCCATTTTGATGAGGTCCAGCGCAGCGCTCATGAACTGGGAATTGAAGGAGAGGGCTTTGCTTGCAAGCCGCTTCCTCGTGCATTAAATGCTGCTATGAAGCGTTTTTCGGTAACAAAAGAACAAACAGTAATGGTAGGAGACCAGATTTTTACCGATATTATTGCAGGTAATTTAGCCGGTGTATCAACTATTTTGGTAAAACCGCAGTCTACTGAGGATTTGTGGTACACCAATCTCATTCGTCACGTAGAGCGCCGCATTTTAAAAAATGTAACTTTTACGTCATAA
- a CDS encoding shikimate kinase, translated as MEFRDSRYVVHEGCDHIFFVGFLGAGKSTLARNLGELFHRRYVDTDRLAERIAGKSLAEIYENDGEELFRQAETEVLHTLKSKKSLLVSCGGGIVEKDINLALMREMGVIVFLDGDLSDSLRQIQRTDRRPDLGSVENATQLYRRLRPRYEAAADITIDIREKTFEQVAIDSGKLLWERGLL; from the coding sequence ATGGAGTTTCGCGATTCAAGATACGTCGTACATGAGGGCTGTGATCATATCTTTTTTGTCGGCTTTCTGGGTGCCGGAAAGTCCACACTCGCACGCAATTTAGGAGAGCTATTTCATCGTCGCTATGTCGATACCGATCGCCTAGCAGAACGTATAGCAGGTAAATCACTGGCAGAAATTTATGAAAATGATGGCGAGGAGCTCTTTAGACAGGCAGAAACTGAGGTTTTACACACGCTCAAGTCTAAGAAGTCACTGCTGGTAAGCTGTGGCGGTGGAATTGTCGAGAAGGACATTAATCTTGCGCTTATGCGTGAGATGGGAGTCATTGTGTTTCTCGATGGCGATCTTTCTGATTCGCTTCGTCAAATTCAGCGCACTGATAGACGTCCTGATTTGGGAAGCGTCGAAAACGCTACTCAGCTTTATAGACGCCTGCGTCCACGTTATGAGGCCGCCGCTGATATTACTATTGACATTCGTGAGAAAACATTTGAGCAGGTTGCCATTGACTCTGGCAAGCTACTTTGGGAAAGAGGGCTTTTATGA
- a CDS encoding 3-dehydroquinate synthase has protein sequence MSDTIQDELEEELPPAQIKQWVSIPGGSIALRSGVGVLSNFGTELRTAVGRPHRCAFLTSGQADEDLVELLRRDLTTIGFLVTLVEVEDGEAATTVATEARVLSSLAEMHLTADDLVVAVGHSGVISLANHVANKWCGGVSLATVPLDLAAVIVSSITPRALDTDAEHQRLVTTKPCARFCFADLEVMDLCDDNAKVAQVCMVATAMSDNEAEFGRIWDRADNLTSGVADIVAEQLAESTKTRGRLSDSSAIAIQQSVPYGWVFVEALRPLIPADQPLSALYADALRFSARIAVAKESLSFDDMLAQDEILEHLNIGFVTCDIAPEQLIEALKQECFRSTNRFMLPIPMSIGRVRLASVDEELLAEHARAWCEAHASH, from the coding sequence ATGAGTGACACTATCCAGGATGAGCTTGAAGAGGAATTGCCACCTGCTCAGATTAAACAGTGGGTTTCCATTCCCGGGGGCTCTATTGCACTTCGTTCTGGTGTGGGTGTTCTTTCAAACTTTGGCACTGAGTTAAGGACTGCTGTAGGTAGACCTCATAGATGCGCCTTTCTGACAAGTGGTCAGGCAGACGAGGATCTTGTTGAACTTCTTCGTAGAGATCTTACTACCATTGGTTTTTTGGTGACGCTTGTTGAAGTAGAAGATGGTGAAGCAGCAACTACCGTGGCAACTGAGGCGCGAGTGTTGTCTTCTTTGGCAGAAATGCACCTTACAGCTGATGATCTGGTAGTTGCCGTGGGGCACTCGGGAGTTATTTCTCTTGCTAACCACGTGGCAAACAAGTGGTGTGGGGGAGTCTCCCTTGCTACTGTTCCACTTGATTTAGCGGCAGTTATTGTCTCGTCTATTACTCCTCGTGCGCTTGATACTGATGCAGAGCATCAGCGTCTTGTAACTACTAAGCCTTGCGCTCGTTTTTGCTTTGCAGACCTTGAGGTTATGGATCTTTGCGATGACAATGCAAAGGTTGCCCAGGTATGTATGGTTGCAACAGCTATGTCTGATAACGAGGCGGAGTTTGGTCGTATTTGGGATAGGGCAGATAACCTCACCTCTGGAGTTGCTGATATCGTTGCAGAGCAGCTGGCAGAGTCCACTAAGACTCGTGGTCGCCTTTCTGATTCCTCAGCTATTGCTATCCAGCAGTCTGTTCCTTACGGTTGGGTTTTTGTGGAAGCGCTTCGTCCGCTTATTCCAGCTGACCAGCCTCTTTCTGCACTTTATGCGGATGCATTGCGTTTCTCGGCAAGAATTGCAGTGGCCAAAGAGTCACTTTCTTTTGATGATATGCTTGCTCAAGATGAGATTCTTGAGCACTTGAATATTGGTTTTGTTACCTGTGATATCGCTCCTGAGCAGCTTATCGAAGCTCTAAAACAGGAATGTTTCCGTTCTACTAATCGTTTTATGTTGCCGATTCCAATGTCTATTGGAAGGGTAAGATTAGCTTCGGTCGACGAGGAACTTCTCGCCGAACATGCCCGCGCTTGGTGTGAGGCTCACGCTTCACATTAA